In the genome of Zonotrichia albicollis isolate bZonAlb1 chromosome 7, bZonAlb1.hap1, whole genome shotgun sequence, the window TTAATTCCACTTCTTACCAAATCTATACTGTACCTACAAGAAGTGCAATATCTCTGTCTCGAGAATGTTGCTGTCATTGCTGTGAAAACACTTGTGCATTTGTCATGTTCCTTTATTCTCTTCTTTTGGCATCACACACTGTCCCTTGCTGGAGATGAAAAAACTGCAGGCAGTTCATGGTACACAGCATGGCTCAGTAACAACACAATGGTCATATCACAAGGGAACTTCCTCCAGTTATAACAAGCACAGAAGTCACACACACAGAATTATATTTTTATCTTATCAATACTCAGAAGAATGATTGTGAACATTTTTTTCCAAGCTCATCACTCTGAAAACGTCAGGTTTAAGAAGTATGAAGTGGGCTACACAAAATAGATTTCCTCCAAAGATCAGATTCTACAAGTTACTTCTCCCTCTTTCAGTGgtcatctttcttctttttttgtccACCTTTTGACTATCATTCTTCTAAATGCAGCACAGATCATTTTAATACCAACTAAGTGGCTGAGGACTTTGACAAGACAGGGACAATGACATTTGATTACCTAGATAAAATAGGTGGGgttattcttttgttttggttgtttgtcGTAGGATTTCgattaatatttttatactgGAACACTTAATGCTACTTAtgcttataaaaatatttcacaagcATTAAGGGgatgaaagaagaaagtattTCAGCAGGAATATTCCTCCAAAAGCAGTTTCTGCAGAGGCTACATAATCACTAGAAGTGTCTCATGCATTTACTGAACTGCTGGTATACTATCAGCTGGAGGGGAGAAAGGTTAATACAAGCCCTTTGTTGTGCATCCCTTTAGTCTTTGCTGGTACACCTGTAAGACTTCAGGAGGTTTATTTAAAGCACACAGTGTTGgtcagaataaaaaagaaaataaatataccCTCCCAACAGAGCCCAGCTTTTAATTTAGGAACACACTGTAAGAGGGAAGTAATTTTTTGCATTTATGACAGCATAAACAAgaataaaatttaatatttattagaATTTCTTCCAGTAACAGCATTCAACATCTTAACAAAGCAAGTTGTGAAGTCTTAAAAAAATCTAGGATtacaaaaaaagttaaaataagtTGTTTCTTATATTTAATGGCAACAAACAGGGAACCttctatttaaaaacaaacttgTCATATAAACAGcattattttaagaaaatgtgATTAAGGTGATATGTAATTTTCAGAATGGACACACAATGTACGAATATCAATCAGAATGAAACAGAGGGGTGGAACACACTATCCCCTTAAAATCTCAAAACAGGCTGTTTGAagaaaggggagggaggaggatcTTTCTAGTGAAATAACTTAGAAGATACCACACAATGGACAAAAACAAGAGTACAGAAGACATTACGTGACACCCTCATTACAACACCCCCTCAACTCTGGTTATACAGTAAAGTTAGTAAAGTGCATCTTTAAAGACTTGTCTAGTGAAATAGCTTTTCCAAATATAAAACACAACACGTGCAGTAACAGTTAAATCATAGTGTAAGTTTTCAGAAACTAATTTTTAACCTTTCATTCACTCAAGAAGAAAAGTTTTAACTGCAGTAGTGTTCACATTATTCTTCGATGCATCCTCATGTGCTTTTGTTACTTGGCAAATCTTTAAATACGGAGCATGGCAAAATGATGCAGTTTAAGCAAGTGCTTCTCTCAATTCAGTACAATTCCTCAACAGCAGAGCGGCCACATGCAGCACAACCATGTCAAATTTTGGGAAGCTTTGGTGCACTAATGATGGGGTTGGTCTCCTGTAAATATCTCCGTCCCGCACTCTTGTAGTCGTAGGTGCAAGTGTGAGTCTCTGCATAGCGGTGTGTCGCACAGAAGTTGTTTCCACATCTGAAGAATCAAGAATATTACAAGTTACAAGCTTTTAGAAGCCTTCAATGCTCTGACATGCTGGGAGCCATTTTAGTTAATCATGTCTTAGATGACAGAGCTGTCTGCATTGTTACCATCCTAGACTGGTAACATTAACTGGTGGGGTACACAGAAGGACATTTTTCGCACGTTTTAGTTTTGACCCAACAGTCTCTTCAGCTGGGACGCTAAGCAAGATCAGTGCTCCAGGAACCAGCTGGTAAGGAGTCAAATACACTTATAATTTAAGAATAATGAGCTTTGTtttactttctttcttttttaaggaCCTCACACAATATTATTTGGTAGAATTCAGAGAACAAAACCACAGACAGTAATTCCCTCAGGTGAAATCCATATAATGCATTTCAATTCAAAACCACTACATCATTCAGACAAtcaaaacagatgttttcagcTCAATTCTGTCTGGCATAAACTCAAATTAGCCATTTAAGATTAATAAATACAGATTTAGTCAGCTGTTAAGACATCAGACAAACTACAGGGAACATAACTTCCTGGAGGACTTTAATAGGGTTCATCAACCCAGTACCAGTTGCAGTTCTGATGAGTTAAGATCAGGATTTTTGCTTTAAACTTGACAGTTCTCCAGCTAAGAGTCTTACCATGAGAAAAGCATACTTTGGATGTTGTATACTATAATCccctatttatttttctatctAGGTTCATAATTAACTCTGCAgctgttcctgaggctttgtgtGCCTGGAAATAAATTTGCTTTCCTTTGGTTCTTGATCCCATAGTCACAACTTTTCTCATATGACTGTATTCTTTATTTGGTTTACCCTGCTTTCTAGTAAAAGGTCCCATGGTTGCTCCTtttgaaaccaaaataaatgcTATTCTTGGAGATGAGCCATTACCCCCTTCATTTTTAACCTTAAGCAAGCTGCTTAGTTACTTTTAGAAGAGGTTGCAGCTATTTGCTCATCAGGAAAGTGAGCAGTGTACAAAACAGTTTCAAAATCAGAGACCGAAGAGTCAGTAAGGAGACAATTCCTCACCCTGAAATTCTCTATACGATTCCCCAGTGGCAGAAgttctttttcattttgctgttgTTGGCATGAACCAAGATCAGCTCCAAATGCAGCCCATGGTGCAGCAGTTCCCAACACTGACTAGCCCATAGGAAAGAAtactaagaaaaaaataccttgtGGTCAAAAAATACTTGAAAACTAAGATTAACAGAGAGatctgtttttttccctgtggtttttgttgttgttgttgagtTTTTTGTCAGTTTGGAGGTTAGTTTTCCTcatctggggattttttcttcttttttttatagTTTCCCAAGACTACAACCAAGCACCAGGTCTCACAGTGTCATCTAGAAGTAAGGATTTGGGGGACCAGCATTCTGGTTCTGGTTCTGCGCTTGAGATGCTCTAAATGCTCAAAGGTAACTGAAGTCTTGCAAAAAGCAGACCACACATCAAAAATTTGTTGAATACAaatttgcataaattcacaaaCTGTCAAGATGTGCTGCAATAGGGAGAAATCAGAGGGGCATTTCTGAGAAACTATACCAAACCTGCTTTTTCCTCAAGTTGTTAAAGGTGTCATTATTGATGAGAAACTTTGCAGAATGTGTATCTGTGACAAGTTCTTCTCCAACCAGTAAAATGCATCATTGTTTTTGTTATCTTATTAATTTCCTGCTATCTTCCATTCTATTACCTTCTATTTCTTGACCTTCCTGGAAGAACATACACCTCAAGAGCAGAAGAGGGGCAACATTCCTGAGTTCTAATTCCTGCAGTTTTGCTGAACTGAGAATTGCAACTTTTTTGAAGGTCCCCTTTTGATTTGCTATGTACGGAATACAATGCAGGAAAGAAAACTTCTTGGTTAACTCAGCTATCAATTTTAAGTAACAGCTGGTTATATACTCAGCCTACCTGCACTCATAGCTGGTTGCCAATCCAGTTTTCTTGCCACAAAGAAAGCAGTGctttgaaattttcttttttgcttgaATTAAGCCATTCACAGGTGGAAGATGGGTTGCTTCACCTGCTTTCAGAAGTAGAAAGACAGCAAAGACATTTTAACTTATTCACAAACTAGTTAAATGTTAtcttttgaaatgaaaatttattttgcatttcttaGGATACTTCAGGTGGGAAACCCAAAGTctaaaaggagaggagaaaaataaaccCTGAAAGCCAAAACAGGAAACACACTTCAAGCCTGGAAGAGGCATCACAATGTGCAGAACTGTTATTCTGAACAAGAATTAAAAGTTCACATAAGCAAGAAGTTACAGAACAAATCAAGAAACACATCTCTTAATGGTCTTCCCAGGTGTAAAATGAACAGAGTGTCACTGGGAAAGCACTGTGCACAATGGCTTTACAAAGAATCAACTGGGCACTCCAGTACCTAGCATCCAATATATTCAGTATACTAATTTGCCAAATAAGTACtgcaacattttaaaatcttgcTGGTACTCCATAATTGCAAGAAAAGTACAGTATTAGACTACAGGCCTCTACTTAGCCATATGGTTACATTAGACACTTTGCAGATGTTTGTAAAGCTTCtacacttaaaaaaattactttatttttactttttgccATGTAATTCTTGGCTGTTGTTTTATTAACTGGAGATCATGTAAAGACAAGGCTTCTCCTTTCTTATTCTCCTCCCTTCTTTCTGTAGAATTAAGTTCATTCTCCACAACTTGCTTAAGCATATTTCCCATATCTGGATCAGTAAAGTGAGTGATGCAGCCTCTCAAAAATTCTTTCAGTGTTTCTACTGCTCTATTGGCAAGATGTTCCCAGAAAGTTATCTCATGAATTCTCAAGTAATTTTTGTCCACCACAGCTTTAATCCCAACAGAAATGCAGCAGACTACACTCAATAGTAGCCCCAGGCAGTCACTACACATGACAGCCATCACTACCAACCACTCCCACCCCATTCCTATTTAGCATTGAAATTTCCAGGCAACATTTGTCCACGCTAACAATTTCTTCATCTAAAAGCACACAATTTCAGAAGCATTGGCTAGCTCAGTTTGTGAAAGAGACAGAGCTTGAGGACAGCTGGCCCTGTGGACCTACCtagacaggaaaaacaatacACCTGTCTTCACATTTACATCCCTACAGCAACTGCAGTGAAAAGTGATCTGTCCTTTGGCCAGTTATAACAGATCATTACCACGTCTCTCCCAACAGCCTGCATGATATGACCACACTAACTCATATCTGGCATCTTTTGGAAAATACACTTTTGTTCAACACAAGATTCACCAGAGAAGTGTCCTCTTCACAGTCCTATCCAAAGTGACTCAGGTATTAGCAGGCTTCCCCACATGCAGGTGGGGAAGCCTGCTAATACCCGAGTCACTTTGGATAGGACTGTGAAGAGGACACTTCTCTTTTGCTCTCAGGATAGCACCTCTGGAGCAAAAGGACAGACCTGTTTACTAACTGACTGCCAAGTCCAAGCTGCACCCACAGCTGTGAAACAACAGCACAACCCACTCTGTTAGCAGCTTTTGCTCCAACATTACAATTACATAACTTTTTCTGTTGCAGCTGCCATTTGAACAGCTACTGTCTAGCTCATTTTCTACATCTGGATCTGCAATACATGCCTACCTCTTCCTAAGGTCatatagaaagaaaagaaaaattgctaACTGCAAGTCAAGAATAcatagaagaaaaattaaatgtgcTGAAAATTCTTAGCTCATTGTCTTAAGAGCTTTAAAAGCATTAATTTAGACAATTCCTTTACTCCCAGTAGAATTAATCACACAAGCAGTTAATATCTATGCATAACATATTCTTTTTCAGAAGATGTCAAACATTAAGCACTCCACAGTTACCAAGGCTAGGGTGGAAAGAATGACAAGCACAAAAACCAGTAAAATTTCTGCACTATATCAGTGTTCTGCAGCATCCATGCCCTTATTGCTTCCTCCCCACTTTTTTTGTACTAAAGACAATGCTACTGATAAATTTGGCTCTGATTTTAATAGACTCAGAAGTATCCAGAAAACTGATAATTTGGAAACTTCAGCACAGAAGCTCCCATTTAGATCTACAGATGATGTGCAGGATTCACTAAGTATTAAAAAGGAAGAATTGTAGTTATGGTCCATCTAAGATCTGGATCCCATCTGCTTGTTTAAGAAGTgcttaaaatattaaaagactAACCAAACAATAGAAGCATAATACAGCAAGGACTCCAGAAGCCAAATGCCTTacaaagagaaattatttttgtcctCTATACATGTGATGTACCAGAAAAAACTAAAgagtaatttttaattattatatgTTACTTACCTACTCTTTTCCCTACAGCTGCCATACTTCCATTCATTCCAAGCCCATGCgcagactaaaaaaaaaaaaaaatgtccacAAGGAAATTACTAGCACATGGAAATTAAATGGCAAAGTAGGTAGTCTGTTATCAGCTTATTTGATATCAATGTTTTATCAATCTGCCCATGAAGAGTCCAAGACAACTTCTGCACACATAGGTACAGCTCTGTAACATAAAGCCTTACCATCAATGGCTATTTAATAAACGTCCCCACACTTCAAAATACACCAAAACAACAAAGTACATTAGAGAGCAGAAGCTTGGCATATATGGTGCCAGTCACTGGGCACACTTTGGAATAAATGACAATTAGTGAGCAGCAGAAGCCAGATGATGCTTCTAAGACACACACTCATAAATCTATCAGTACAGTAACTCATAATTTCAGTTGTGAACTGAATAACCACTTCAATCTCAATGAAAAATTAGTTCTAGGACCTGTTTAGACAAACAGGCTGTTTAGATACCATAAGCTATTCAGAAAACAGTTTAGGACAGTCAGGGATTTAAATAAACCTCCTACAATCCATCTGCCTCTCCTGACaagacacaaacacacacacagtaGTTTTGTAACATCAGTATCACAAAACCAGGAAAACTTTGATTTCTTTGGACATGTGTATACTCACTAGAATATTATATTCAGCAGCTTCATTTGGAGGAGCAGTTTTCCTAAAGCTTTCTTCCTGAAAATGCTGCAGGCTTGCAGGTAGTGCAATACCAGAAGTCCGAAAGCCGTCAGTCCCACAGGAACTCTGTAAACTTTCCCTGTTTGTGCTTCGGGCCAGCGAAGCCAGAAATCCTAAGTTACTTACAGAACTCGCAGGTTCTTTGGGTGTCTTGCTAGCCACATCTGTGATGTCCCTAGTCTCTGCTTTAGAAATTACATCAGGTCTTTTGCCAAGTGACTCTACTTTCACACTACAAAATCTAGTGGTCCTAGGAAAAGAGGAGTCTGCTATACTACGTACTTCCAACGATCGAAGCACATTTGGGGAGGCTGCAGATCTCAAGTTACCAGCCTCAAAGCACCTGGGCTGTGCTTGTGGCTTCAGGGCACTGTGGTGTGCCACTTGCGCTGAATACCGCAGGGGAGACAACAGCAGATTCTTCTGAGGACCTAATTCACGAGTACTGAGAAGACCAGCCTCCATTGCTGCAGTGCTCAGCACTTTGCCAAGAGGTTTGCTATGCTGCTCTACAACCTTAGAATCTTTGTCTCCATCAGGCAGTTCAAGCTCTGGGTTCACCTTTCCTATGTCATAGATCTCACTACACTGTTCAGCAGTGCTTCCTTCTGTTAAAAAAGCATAACCATCTGGTTCAGGTAGATGTTCTTCTTTTCCATATAGTTCCACGTTTGTTAGGTTTGGAAACAAAACAGCATCCTCCTCACTCGCTGAGGTTGGATTTTCAGGTGCTTTTTCTGAATTTGCAGGCAGGGATGAAACAGGAGTCAGAATACTATTTGTAGGTAGCTTTGCATTTTCTAGTTCAACACGAGATATTTTCGGTGGTAACCTGATGCTATTCACTGGCTGAGACCAAGAGCTGCTCTGCCAAGTGTCATCTTCCTTAAGGAAGTGATTAGCAGTGGCTGGCATTGTTCTACCAGCAGTGGCCAAGGTAGCCAGTGCTGAAAGTGCGTTTTGGGGAGACTCTGACTGATGCAAATGCCCGGGAGGAGGTAGGCAAGACTGTCCGATGTGGGGCAGCACTCTGAGGAAGCGGTGACGGGCAGCAGCCACCGAGCCACTCGATGGTCGAGGAGTCATGGGAGGCCGAGGCTTCACCTTGACAGTTTTCTTAGgctattgaaaagaaaaaagcccaagCAAAATCAAAAATCACAGACACAACAACAATTAGTATTTGAATTCCAGTTGCACTCAAAAGACCTGACTGAAAATATATGCTGAGGAATTCAGACACTGTAAGCCATTCTTTCTACTCCCTCGTATGTTACTAGCCATTGAAGACTTCACCCCAACATCTGAGTAATAAAATCAAAGATTATAATCAGGAAATATTTTCACTGAACAGGTGATATatcagagaaacagaaaaaggaaaccAGAAAGCCATCAAAGTTATCCAGAGGAGCTTCAGGtctcaaacagaacaaaaaatgtAAGGAAGTATAATCTCTTCATTTTACATCTAGGTAACCTAGTCACATGTGAGCACCAGcttaatgttttattttcaagaTAATATCATTCCCATATTTCACTTTATAGGCTTTTCAGTTAGAGTATATCTaatgaaatttcattttaagaGAAACATTGACTTTTACCAGAGCAGTACTGCATAACAATGCTACTTGAAGTATCGGAAGAAAAAAACTCACAAAACCCACTCACCTACCCAAAAAATCTACCCTTGCAAATAAATCCAGGACTAGTAATCAATTCTTTGAATGAAGGCAGGTAGGTTCAAGGAATGCCAATGCCCCTCAGAAAATGTTTACACAACAGTATTTACATAAACAATAGCTGAGAAATCATCTACCCATGATAACTTGACTTCTTAGTATGGCAGAGTATCTGGTCTAGTTTTTAGAAAAGGCAGCACAAGGAAAGCCCACTCCACTTTATGACAGAAAAATTGAAATCACAATTTCACCTTTTTACTCAGATTCATGTTCTCCATCTTTGCCTTGAGCAGTTTCATTTTGTTCA includes:
- the ZFAND4 gene encoding AN1-type zinc finger protein 4, with the protein product MANKKEPPFFNKDNMGPFHYKLPFYETMELFIETLTGTCFELRVSPFETVISVKAKIQRLEGIPVSQQHLIWNNMELKDDYCLDDYNISEGCTLKLVLAMRGGPVNTRRVPVKDPIREMAEYMDPARDKVWEKGPSNKQVTFLVYREGDRLNFFRVVDRGDGTLTPLSESLSFWGEYKLSFIFSGGSVYNLYADDEDETEASPSGQQIIENSITMNKMKLLKAKMENMNLSKKPKKTVKVKPRPPMTPRPSSGSVAAARHRFLRVLPHIGQSCLPPPGHLHQSESPQNALSALATLATAGRTMPATANHFLKEDDTWQSSSWSQPVNSIRLPPKISRVELENAKLPTNSILTPVSSLPANSEKAPENPTSASEEDAVLFPNLTNVELYGKEEHLPEPDGYAFLTEGSTAEQCSEIYDIGKVNPELELPDGDKDSKVVEQHSKPLGKVLSTAAMEAGLLSTRELGPQKNLLLSPLRYSAQVAHHSALKPQAQPRCFEAGNLRSAASPNVLRSLEVRSIADSSFPRTTRFCSVKVESLGKRPDVISKAETRDITDVASKTPKEPASSVSNLGFLASLARSTNRESLQSSCGTDGFRTSGIALPASLQHFQEESFRKTAPPNEAAEYNILSAHGLGMNGSMAAVGKRVGEATHLPPVNGLIQAKKKISKHCFLCGKKTGLATSYECRCGNNFCATHRYAETHTCTYDYKSAGRRYLQETNPIISAPKLPKI